ATTCGCGGCCAATCCGCCGTAAAATACAAATGATAAGAATGTTAGGAATACCCATCGTGCGATCATGCGTAAGTCTCCATCGAGATTTTGTGTATGCAAAAGGCAATTTTTAGCGGATTAGGACAAAAGTTAAAAGAAAAAATTGGAATGAGGCTTATTTTTTACCCAAATTTATTTTTAATAAAATGAGACTTGCATTTCTCAATTCATGTTGCTAGAATGTCTACTTACCTTTTTGGGGCAATAGCTCAGTTGGTTAGAGCAACGGACTCATAACCCGTTGGTCCCTGGTTCGAGTCCAGGTTGCCCCACTTCTTTCACCCACAGTCCCAATTCACATTTATCTTTATAGAGATCAGGCTAGACCCCCAATCGTAGTGCAACAAAGAAAAATCTTATCACCCTCCGGTCGCTCAAACCAAAACTATAACTCAAAATTTAAGATGGCATCTATCCGACGATGAATAAATAGGAACGGGACGAAAGTATGGCGAGCTAATCAAAGCACACGCCAACCTCATAACCGGATGCAAGAGCTCAAGATTGATCTAAAGACAACGAAAGGCAGAGATAGCGCGGGAAATAAATGAAAACTGCTGCTCGGTCGTTATATTCTCGATGGCGCCTTTGAACAACCTGAGGCAACCAAAGATAAAAGACGATGCTCTTGAGACTTCAAATTTGAATAGGTAAATCGCTATTTCCCTTTTGTTACACTATGGGTGTAAACATTTTCGCTGGATCGAAAAGAGCAAACCTCTTAGACAAAAAAAATTTTTAATCTACGTACTCATCTCCTTATCTAAAGGAATCTATTTATAATTATCTATTAAAATAGATCAACTAAAATTATTGCATTCTTAATCTATAGTTAATTAACTGTTAGAAATCCATCATTATAATATTAAACCTTTCGGAAAGTAATTAAGGTAATAAGATGGTGGAAGGCATTCATAATTTATTATTGAAAACCAATAGCGCAGCGGCACCTCCTGCCCACTCTGCAAAGGAAACCGAGAAGGAGCTTAGCCAAACTGCTGATAATTCCCCTCAAAATGATAAGATGCCTCTATCAGCTCTTTTTAGCCTATCTGGCAAAAAAGCAACTACAAATTCAAAACCCGCGGTCCAGTTTCCTGATAGCTTAAAGCAAGTGCAAATAATCAATTCGAATCTTGGCGGATCAACAGGCGCGAAGCTTGTTAAGTCAAACGACACTTACTTTGTGTCCAAAAAAGGTAATCATGCCGAGCACATACTCGCTGAATATGGCGCGAATAAGGTTTATAAGGCCCTCGGAGTACCCGTTCCTGAGGTTGCTTTATATGATGAAACGAGCGGTGCAAAAGTTGCAGGACAGGCAAAACCCACCCATCCCCTAATGCTGGCAGAGTATTTTCAGCCTTGCATCCCCCTAGGAGAATATTTGCAAAATTCCTCCATTACGCAGGAAAACAAAGACAAGGTTATAGCAAAACTGCAAGAGCACTTTGTAATAGATTGCCTCTTAGCAAATTGGGATGTGATCGGGTTAGAGAGTGATAATGTGTTAGTCACAACAGATGGGACGCCCATACGCATCGATAATGGTTCAGCCTTTGAGTTTCGCGCCCAGGGCGGCTTAAAGAAAGAGGGCTTCTCTCCAAATGTCACCGAACTTGATTCCATGCGGGACTGGATAATAAACCCTTCTGCTGCGTCAATATATGGCTCACTCTCCAATCAAGAGATCTTAATACAAATCGATTGGGTGCTAGCTCGAGAAGATCTATTGTTTAAAAGTATAGATAAAAAATACCACAGCTCCTTGTCAAAGCGACTGGAATTTTTGACAACCTATAAAAATCAGCTTCAACCTGCTCCTGGATCACCAAAAACCTCAAACGAACCTAAAGCCGAATCGAAAAAACCCCTTAAAAGCTTTGATTTGTTCGCACAACCGATAAACGCGTTAACATCTGAAGAGCGCAAAGTTAAAGCGGCTTCCTATGGAAGCTTAAGCGGAGAAGAGGCCTTTAGCTTGCTGGTTGGCAAGCCGCCCGGGACCTTTCTTTTAAAAAATAGTCAAAGCACAGCCGGAGCATTAGTGGTTTGCTATATTCAGGCAAATGGCAAGTACTCTTCAGTATTACTTAAACCAAGCGGCATTGGAACTTGGATAATGGAGACCTCCAAGGGGCCAAAGCATCTTTTGAATCCGGGAGAGCTCTTGACCGAGCCCGAACTAAAAAAGCTCTTTTTGACCCCGTTAAAAAAGAGCGCTGCATTACCAAAAAGCCAAAGCCCTTTAAAATTTTCGTCAAACCCGCTTCTATTTACTAGCCAAACCGAGCTTCATCTTTCCGGCTTGAACAACCAAAAGCTCAACCCCGCAGCTCTTTCTGAAAAAAATAAAAAGAAGGTTATCATTCCGCCCCCTGCATCGGTCCCTGCTGCATGGGTTGCTCCGGTAAACCCGGTTGAATCCCTAGTCCAAAGCTACATAAAGTCAGATCCGGAAAAACTGCTTGGACTCCAAGCCATGGGCTATAAGATCAGTGGAGATCAATATTTTCAAGGAGCTGAAAAGCTGCGCTTGAATTTTGCTAAAGAGCTTCAAAAAGATCCCTACATAAGGACCTCGATTCATCAGCTCTACGATAAGGCGTCCGAAGCGTACTCCAAAGAAAAAAACTTTGATATGGCTTTTAAGATGCGTGCCCTGCTGGCAAGCTCCTTAAAACTACCGGAGTTCCATCCCTTAATTAAAATGAACGACGCCATCGCTCGGCAAACTGCA
Above is a genomic segment from Criblamydia sequanensis CRIB-18 containing:
- a CDS encoding SH2 domain-containing protein, whose amino-acid sequence is MVEGIHNLLLKTNSAAAPPAHSAKETEKELSQTADNSPQNDKMPLSALFSLSGKKATTNSKPAVQFPDSLKQVQIINSNLGGSTGAKLVKSNDTYFVSKKGNHAEHILAEYGANKVYKALGVPVPEVALYDETSGAKVAGQAKPTHPLMLAEYFQPCIPLGEYLQNSSITQENKDKVIAKLQEHFVIDCLLANWDVIGLESDNVLVTTDGTPIRIDNGSAFEFRAQGGLKKEGFSPNVTELDSMRDWIINPSAASIYGSLSNQEILIQIDWVLAREDLLFKSIDKKYHSSLSKRLEFLTTYKNQLQPAPGSPKTSNEPKAESKKPLKSFDLFAQPINALTSEERKVKAASYGSLSGEEAFSLLVGKPPGTFLLKNSQSTAGALVVCYIQANGKYSSVLLKPSGIGTWIMETSKGPKHLLNPGELLTEPELKKLFLTPLKKSAALPKSQSPLKFSSNPLLFTSQTELHLSGLNNQKLNPAALSEKNKKKVIIPPPASVPAAWVAPVNPVESLVQSYIKSDPEKLLGLQAMGYKISGDQYFQGAEKLRLNFAKELQKDPYIRTSIHQLYDKASEAYSKEKNFDMAFKMRALLASSLKLPEFHPLIKMNDAIARQTAKQGNPDFGAHFSGYDTGILKGSNFRIDRRMTEAGLKDILQFRLSQFARRDLQENLACIEKHIDLFNQHLPKELKPGISIQAIPYCFKGQKESVYSNKFGWQPADASALEITFQGVGRIIVGNNPQYGCLYNDVSVEIDASMKDGQALKLMHQMLTVLGLGPLFAEQRPEDDERLKIAQIFRTYYPSRANELERTKEFYELPLTELKAHLIALVPQMKALLEKYSHPGMMQKVELYPGKTSWALSDIASQLKQKGNYGLMMGVGSFLDLKIAAKRAANMIKFGPISSQDRLQAGIMIHGASTGADLETGGGDRIFTRMINKQTSPKPINNFPFSGSIQLLIDLEALNRGCYAYNSDKYGIRNPVHYNYYEYAKRASILDFTATQTDNEVMLKNRIDPQYIKGAVVQNQGAYEQLVEALKEASIVKSIMGKDYVYGKPIEQFIKIAHKFDPSMWN